Proteins found in one Triticum aestivum cultivar Chinese Spring chromosome 4D, IWGSC CS RefSeq v2.1, whole genome shotgun sequence genomic segment:
- the LOC123095922 gene encoding probable protein kinase At2g41970, with protein sequence MWCCAGEKEEYHGPPAGNLATPPPRPPGSYNLPRGPNAPRNGVGPAKVLPIDVPAVTLAELNRLTGNFGARSLVGEGSYGRVYRAKLVTGETVAVKMFDNGGSGQSEAEFCAQLSVVSRLKCDHFTQLLGYCLELNNRIVLYEFATNGSLYDILHGKKGVQGAEPGPALTWAQRARVALGAARGLEYLHEKVQPSVIHRDVRSSNVLVFDGHEGKIADFNLTNQSADTAARLHSTKVLGTFGYHAPEYAMTGQLTHKSDVYSFGVVLLELLTGRKPVDHTMPKGQQSLVTWATPRLSEDKVKQCIDPKLNNDYPPKAVAKLAAVAALCVQYEADFRPNMTIVVKALQPLVGARPGGGDH encoded by the exons ATGTGGTGCTGCGCCGGTGAGAAGGAGGAGTACCACGGCCCGCCGGCCGGCAACCTTGCCACGCCGCCCCCGCGACCACCAGGTTCTTACAATCTTC CGCGAGGCCCTAACGCGCCGAGAAACGGCGTGGGGCCAGCCAAGGTGCTGCCCATCGACGTCCCCGCGGTCACGCTGGCGGAGCTCAACCGCCTCACGGGCAACTTCGGCGCCCGGTCGCTGGTCGGGGAGGGCTCCTACGGCCGCGTGTACCGCGCCAAGCTGGTCACTGGTGAGACCGTGGCCGTCAAGATGTTCGACAACGGCGGCTCCGGGCAGTCGGAGGCGGAGTTCTGCGCGCAGCTGTCGGTGGTGTCGCGGCTCAAGTGCGACCACTTCACGCAGCTGCTGGGCTATTGCCTGGAGCTCAACAACCGGATCGTGCTCTACGAGTTCGCCACCAACGGCTCGCTCTACGACATCCTGCACGGGAAGAAGGGCGTGCAGGGGGCCGAGCCCGGGCCGGCGCTCACGTGGGCCCAGCGCGCCCGGGTGGCCCTCGGCGCCGCCAGGGGCCTCGAGTACCTGCACGAGAAGGTGCAGCCGTCCGTGATCCACCGCGACGTCCGCTCCAGCAACGTGCTCGTCTTCGACGGCCACGAGGGCAAGATCGCCGACTTCAACCTCACCAACCAGTCCGCCGACACCGCCGCGCGCCTCCACTCCACCAAGGTGCTCGGCACCTTCGGCTACCACGCCCCCGAGTACGCCATGACCGGCCAGCTTACGCACAAGAGCGACGTCTACAGCTTCGGGGTCgtcctcctcgagctcctcaccGGCAGGAAGCCCGTCGACCACACCATGCCCAAGGGCCAGCAAAGCCTCGTCACCTGG GCCACGCCAAGACTGAGCGAGGACAAGGTCAAGCAGTGCATCGATCCCAAGCTCAACAACGACTACCCACCAAAAGCAGTGGCCAAG CTCGCGGCAGTGGCGGCCTTGTGCGTGCAATACGAAGCCGACTTCAGGCCCAACATGACCATTGTCGTCAAGGCTCTCCAGCCACTTGTCGGTGCCCGTCCGGGAGGAGGAGATCACTAG
- the LOC123095921 gene encoding protein NRT1/ PTR FAMILY 8.3, with translation MAEAGDPTLEQGLLANPEESNQLTYTGDGSVDFSGNPVVKEKTGRWKACPFILGNECCERLAYYGISTNLVTYLTKKLHDGNSSAARNVTTWQGTCYLTPLIGAILADAYWGRYWTIATFSTIYFIGMSVLTLSASVPMLMPPSCEGAICPEASPLQYTVFFLGLYLIALGTGGIKPCVSSFGADQFDDTDPAERIQKGSFFNWFYFSINIGALISSSFLVWVQDNLGWGLGFGIPTVFMGLAIISFFAGTSLYRFQKPGGSPITRVCQVVAATLRKWNAHVPEDSSLLYELPDGVSAIEGSRQLEHTDELRCLDRAATITDLDVKEDSFNNPWRVCTVTQVEELKILVRMFPVWATTIVFSAVYAQMSTMFVEQGMVLDPTIGSFKIPPASLSTFDVVSVIIWVPIYDSILVPIARRFTGKERGFSELQRMGIGLVISILAMSAAAVLEIKRLAIAREAHLVDQNVPVPLSILWQIPQYFLVGASEVFTFIGALEFFYDQSPDAMRSLCSALQLITTALGNYLSAFILTMVAYFTTRGGRPGWIPDNLNEGRLDYFFWLLAGLSFLNFLVYVLCANRFKSKKAA, from the exons ATGGCAGAGGCGGGCGACCCCACCCTGGAGCAGGGGCTCCTCGCTAACCCGGAG GAATCCAACCAACTTACATACACTGGAGACGGATCCGTCGACTTTTCTGGAAACCCTGTCGTGAAGGAGAAAACTGGTAGATGGAAGGCATGCCCATTCATCTTGG GTAATGAATGCTGCGAGCGGTTGGCCTATTATGGCATCTCGACAAACCTTGTTACTTACTTGACGAAAAAACTACATGATGGTAACTCCTCTGCTGCTAGAAATGTGACTACATGGCAGGGAACTTGCTATTTGACTCCCCTTATTGGAGCTATCCTGGCTGATGCATACTGGGGGAGGTATTGGACGATCGCAACGTTCTCCACAATATACTTCATT GGGATGTCAGTACTGACTCTGTCAGCATCAGTTCCTATGCTCATGCCTCCATCTTGTGAAGGAGCCATTTGCCCAGAAGCCAGTCCTTTGCAGTATACCGTATTTTTTCTTGGTCTTTACCTGATTGCGCTCGGTACTGGTGGAATCAAGCCATGTGTCTCATCTTTTGGAGCGGATCAATTTGATGACACAGATCCAGCTGAGCGAATCCAGAAGGGGTCTTTCTTCAATTGGTTCTATTTTTCAATAAACATTGGTGCTCTTATATCAAGCAGTTTTCTGGTTTGGGTGCAAGACAATTTAGGATGGGGATTAGGCTTTGGCATTCCGACAGTATTCATGGGTCTTGCCATCATAAGCTTCTTCGCTGGCACCTCACTCTACAGATTCCAAAAGCCAGGTGGCAGTCCTATCACACGAGTATGCCAGGTAGTTGCTGCCACTTTGCGCAAGTGGAATGCACATGTTCCAGAGGACAGCTCTCTCTTGTATGAGCTACCAGATGGGGTTTCAGCAATCGAAGGGAGTCGGCAATTGGAGCACACTGATGAACTCAG ATGTCTGGACAGGGCAGCTACAATTACTGATCTTGATGTGAAAGAAGATAGCTTCAACAACCCATGGCGGGTATGCACTGTCACCCAGGTGGAAGAACTGAAGATATTGGTTAGGATGTTCCCTGTCTGGGCAACGACAATTGTCTTCTCGGCTGTCTACGCTCAGATGTCCACCATGTTTGTGGAACAAGGGATGGTGCTTGATCCAACAATCGGCTCATTCAAGATCCCTCCAGCATCTCTATCCACCTTTGACGTGGTTAGTGTCATTATATGGGTTCCTATCTACGACAGCATCCTGGTCCCGATAGCCAGGAGGTTCACCGGCAAGGAGAGGGGCTTTTCAGAGCTGCAGCGGATGGGCATCGGCCTGGTAATCTCCATCCTAGCAATGTCAGCAGCCGCGGTCCTCGAGATAAAGAGGCTGGCCATCGCCAGGGAGGCGCACCTGGTGGACCAGAACGTCCCGGTTCCGCTGAGCATCCTGTGGCAAATCCCTCAGTACTTCCTGGTCGGCGCCTCGGAGGTGTTCACCTTCATCGGGGCGCTCGAGTTCTTCTACGACCAGTCGCCGGACGCCATGAGGAGCCTCTGCAGCGCGCTGCAGCTCATCACCACCGCGCTCGGGAACTACCTCAGCGCCTTCATCCTCACGATGGTCGCCTACTTCACGACCAGGGGAGGGAGACCCGGGTGGATCCCCGACAACCTGAACGAGGGGCGTCTCGATTACTTCTTCTGGCTGCTCGCGGGGCTCAGCTTTCTCAACTTTTTGGTGTACGTGCTGTGCGCCAACAGGTTCAAGAGCAAGAAAGCGGCTTGA